A single candidate division TA06 bacterium B3_TA06 DNA region contains:
- a CDS encoding HslU--HslV peptidase proteolytic subunit: MTSKIRSTTVLGMLDSKKKVAVIGADGQVTLGETVMKHTARKIRRIGDHILIGFAGSTADALTLYEKFETKVNEHPSNITRAVIELAKEWRMDRALRRLEAFMAILDPEHAFLVSGSGDIIEPDDAIVAIGSGAPYALAAARALARHSKLSAREIVETSIRISSEICLYTNAEVHIEETS; encoded by the coding sequence ATGACATCTAAGATTCGTTCCACTACCGTCCTCGGTATGTTGGACAGCAAAAAGAAAGTTGCCGTCATCGGTGCGGACGGCCAGGTTACCCTGGGCGAGACGGTTATGAAGCACACCGCCCGAAAGATTCGCAGGATAGGCGATCACATACTTATCGGATTTGCCGGCTCTACCGCCGACGCCCTGACCCTTTACGAGAAGTTCGAGACAAAGGTGAACGAGCACCCTTCCAACATCACCCGGGCGGTTATCGAGCTTGCCAAGGAGTGGCGGATGGATCGCGCCCTGCGCAGGCTTGAGGCGTTCATGGCCATCCTCGATCCTGAGCACGCCTTTTTGGTCTCCGGTTCGGGCGACATCATCGAGCCTGATGACGCCATCGTAGCCATCGGCTCTGGCGCTCCTTATGCGCTTGCCGCTGCCCGTGCCCTGGCCAGACACTCAAAGCTCTCGGCGCGGGAGATCGTTGAGACCTCGATCCGCATCTCTTCAGAGATCTGTCTCTACACCAACGCGGAGGTTCATATTGAAGAGACATCGTAG
- a CDS encoding phosphoribosylformylglycinamidine cyclo-ligase, translating into MDYRKAGVDIATLDRIKKRMSRAVKRTFTENVVTEFGHFGGGFRLKGYRKPVLVASTDNIGTKAKVARLAGIYNTIGADMVNHSSNDIMCTGATPLFILDYLAFTKLDADYIAQIVEGFAKACKKEKVVLIGGETAQLPGVHKPGDFDLSATVVGVIEEGKLIDGSSIKPGDVVIGLRSTGLHTNGYSLARKVLLEGNAPFPLDALVPGTKKTVGQALLAVHKSYRKEVEGVKPLLKGIAHITGGGFRGNISRILPDDLDCVIERKSWKVPAVFKLIQERGNVTDTEAYRVFNMGIGMVLFVRSKDAEGVREKTRGILIGRIVKGKGKVHPA; encoded by the coding sequence ATGGATTACCGTAAGGCAGGCGTGGATATCGCGACGCTGGATAGGATCAAGAAGAGGATGTCGAGAGCGGTGAAGCGAACGTTCACCGAGAACGTGGTTACCGAGTTCGGGCACTTCGGCGGAGGGTTTCGCCTGAAGGGGTATCGCAAGCCGGTGCTTGTGGCATCGACCGACAACATCGGCACCAAGGCCAAGGTCGCGAGACTGGCAGGCATCTACAATACAATTGGCGCGGATATGGTCAATCACTCGTCCAACGACATCATGTGCACTGGTGCTACACCTCTCTTCATACTGGACTATCTAGCGTTCACCAAGCTTGATGCAGACTACATCGCACAGATCGTAGAAGGATTTGCCAAGGCATGTAAGAAGGAGAAGGTGGTCCTCATCGGCGGCGAGACCGCCCAGCTTCCTGGTGTTCACAAACCTGGGGACTTCGACTTGTCGGCTACCGTGGTCGGGGTTATCGAAGAAGGTAAATTGATCGACGGTAGCTCCATCAAACCTGGTGATGTGGTCATAGGGCTGCGATCAACCGGTCTTCATACCAACGGCTACAGCCTGGCAAGGAAGGTGCTTCTTGAGGGCAACGCCCCCTTCCCTCTGGACGCTCTGGTCCCGGGGACCAAAAAGACGGTGGGCCAGGCGCTTCTGGCCGTGCACAAATCCTATCGGAAAGAGGTTGAGGGGGTGAAGCCGCTTCTTAAGGGCATCGCCCACATCACCGGCGGCGGGTTCCGCGGCAACATCTCCCGAATCCTGCCGGATGATCTCGACTGCGTGATCGAGCGCAAGAGCTGGAAGGTTCCTGCTGTCTTTAAACTTATCCAGGAGCGCGGCAATGTGACCGATACCGAGGCCTACCGGGTGTTCAACATGGGGATAGGGATGGTGCTGTTCGTAAGGTCGAAGGACGCTGAGGGGGTACGCGAGAAGACACGTGGTATCCTCATCGGCAGGATAGTGAAAGGCAAAGGCAAAGTACATCCAGCATGA
- a CDS encoding DNA topoisomerase I, translated as MKDLIIVESPTKARTIKKLLGPKTRVISSKGHIKDLPKSRLGVKIEDGKFIPEYIKIRGKAKDIKLIQDAAKKAERVLLAPDPDREGEAIAQHLAEEIGNEHVARIRFYEITKRGIAEALANPGQIDHLLVDAHRTRRVLDRLVGYKVSPLLWKLVRSGLSAGRVQSVALRILCEREAEIEGFKPETYWVIKGLFEARGERFEAELVKIKDKKAERLDEGQMRKAKTILRAGIDAQVAKFERGPKSFTPSPPFKTSTLQQEAASALHFAPKRTMRLAQGLYEGVTLEETTVGLITYMRTDSLRIAHEFIASTENFIVQTMGEEYSKPRAYRDRKGAQAAHEAIRPTLLARSPDFVAPHLDRDSKHLYGLIYRRYLASQMADSVYDQRTVGIEHEGYLFRARSLKRIFEGYEKVYSREKRETDFLLPELAKTDGVRLVKLMIERKETQPPQRYTQASLIRRLERYGIGRPSTYASIVDTLAERHYTRREARKRSAPLMPTELGRVVNDILVPRFADLFNVKFTRRMEAELDQIAEGKLDWQRALSDFWKPFSAALEKVEAEIPEIKQEMVKETGETCPKCGKPLVEKWGRFGKFLACSGFPTCRYTRPIGDAEPQEIEKRCPECGAAMVVKVGRFGRFLACSRYPECKTTMPYVLGHPCPLCGGEVLELRGKLGKFYKCSNDACTFTSPYPLSDERCPACDAHMVAAPAGAFCVRCNPEKMKAKTAKKRKSEDDSKA; from the coding sequence ATGAAGGATCTCATAATAGTTGAGTCGCCGACCAAGGCACGCACAATAAAGAAGCTTCTGGGTCCTAAGACCAGGGTTATCTCCAGCAAGGGGCACATCAAGGATCTGCCAAAGTCAAGGCTGGGGGTGAAGATCGAGGATGGCAAGTTTATCCCTGAGTACATAAAGATCCGGGGCAAGGCCAAGGATATCAAGCTCATCCAGGATGCGGCCAAGAAGGCAGAGCGGGTTCTTTTGGCACCTGACCCTGACCGGGAGGGAGAGGCGATTGCGCAGCATCTGGCAGAGGAGATTGGGAATGAGCACGTAGCCCGCATCCGGTTCTACGAGATAACCAAAAGAGGGATAGCCGAGGCATTAGCCAATCCGGGCCAGATAGATCACCTTCTTGTCGATGCCCACCGTACACGCCGGGTGCTGGATAGATTGGTAGGATACAAGGTCTCTCCCCTTTTATGGAAGCTGGTGCGGAGTGGTCTTTCTGCAGGGCGCGTCCAGAGCGTGGCTCTTAGAATCCTGTGCGAACGCGAGGCGGAGATAGAGGGCTTCAAGCCGGAGACCTACTGGGTCATCAAGGGTCTCTTCGAGGCCAGGGGTGAGCGCTTCGAGGCAGAGCTGGTAAAGATCAAAGACAAAAAGGCCGAGCGACTGGACGAAGGCCAGATGAGGAAAGCCAAGACAATCCTTCGAGCCGGGATTGATGCACAGGTTGCCAAGTTTGAACGCGGCCCCAAGTCATTCACTCCGTCCCCGCCTTTTAAGACCTCCACCTTACAGCAGGAGGCAGCCTCGGCTCTGCATTTTGCCCCCAAGCGAACGATGCGTCTGGCCCAGGGGCTATATGAGGGTGTAACCCTAGAGGAGACTACGGTAGGTCTCATAACCTACATGCGAACCGACAGCCTGCGCATTGCACATGAGTTCATTGCCTCAACCGAGAACTTCATCGTCCAGACCATGGGTGAGGAGTACTCAAAGCCGCGTGCATATCGTGACCGTAAGGGTGCGCAGGCGGCGCACGAGGCCATTCGTCCCACATTGCTTGCCCGCAGCCCGGATTTCGTGGCCCCACACCTGGACCGTGACTCGAAGCATCTCTATGGCCTCATCTACAGACGCTACCTGGCATCCCAGATGGCCGATTCGGTCTACGATCAGAGGACGGTGGGGATCGAACATGAAGGTTACCTCTTCAGGGCACGTTCACTCAAACGCATCTTTGAGGGATACGAGAAGGTCTATTCCCGTGAGAAGCGTGAGACCGATTTCCTGCTGCCCGAGCTTGCAAAGACTGATGGGGTGCGACTTGTAAAACTTATGATAGAGCGAAAAGAGACCCAGCCGCCCCAGCGTTATACACAGGCGTCCCTGATCAGGAGATTGGAAAGATACGGTATCGGCAGACCGTCAACCTACGCCAGCATCGTCGACACACTTGCCGAACGTCACTATACCAGACGCGAGGCCCGCAAACGCTCAGCCCCGCTTATGCCAACCGAGTTGGGGAGAGTGGTCAATGACATTCTGGTTCCTCGTTTTGCGGATCTGTTTAACGTGAAGTTCACCCGGCGTATGGAGGCAGAGCTTGACCAGATAGCCGAGGGCAAGCTTGACTGGCAGAGAGCACTTAGTGATTTCTGGAAGCCTTTCAGTGCGGCGCTTGAGAAGGTGGAGGCGGAGATACCTGAAATCAAACAGGAGATGGTTAAGGAGACCGGGGAGACCTGTCCCAAGTGCGGGAAGCCATTGGTTGAGAAGTGGGGCAGGTTCGGCAAGTTCCTGGCCTGTTCAGGATTCCCCACCTGCCGCTACACCAGGCCAATCGGTGATGCTGAACCTCAGGAGATCGAGAAGCGCTGCCCTGAATGCGGTGCTGCGATGGTGGTCAAGGTCGGGCGCTTCGGTAGATTCCTGGCATGCTCCCGCTACCCTGAATGCAAAACCACAATGCCCTACGTGCTTGGCCATCCATGTCCATTGTGTGGTGGTGAGGTGCTTGAGCTGCGCGGCAAGCTCGGCAAGTTCTACAAATGCTCCAACGATGCGTGCACCTTCACCTCTCCTTACCCCTTGAGCGATGAGCGCTGTCCTGCCTGCGACGCTCATATGGTTGCCGCCCCCGCTGGTGCTTTCTGTGTGAGATGCAATCCTGAAAAGATGAAGGCAAAGACAGCAAAAAAGAGGAAGTCTGAAGATGACTCCAAAGCCTAA
- a CDS encoding NAD+ synthase, producing MDRFPKIALCQINPTVGDLRGNAAKIVEWIKNAEGQEAELIVFPELVLTGYPPKDLLLKTRFLEEQRQRLTEIAKITGDTPVIVGCVDFTPRKEVRGQNLYDLSARISEGRRLYNAAAVLRDGKVERFIHKKYLPNYDVFDEKRYFESQFWRQNPVIALRNGTNVMITICEDIWVDRILSKINWAKSDKGADLLVNISASPFYARKFQARLDLLSTRAKEAGLPLIYVNMIGGQDDLIFDGRSLVVDAGGRIVGLAKGFKEDLFVYNGEDKEVKPEIEEVGEIWHALTLGLGDYAHKNSFSKAVLGVSGGIDSALVAALASEALGPENVLGLVMPSSYTSKQSLKDALLLCNNLGIKTEPISIDPLFETYLATLKDHFAGQEPDNTEQNIQARIRGNLLMAFSNKFGYLVLATGNKSELAVGYATLYGDMSGGLAPIGDVPKTTVYALARWLNEREQTDQIPIGILERAPSAELAPDQKDADDLPPYELLDRVLELYIEENLSSKEIIAKGFDEGLVRSIISRIDHSEHKRRQAAPVLKITPRAFGFGRRMPITNRYEG from the coding sequence GTGGATAGGTTCCCAAAGATAGCGCTGTGCCAGATCAACCCGACGGTGGGCGATCTACGCGGCAACGCGGCAAAGATAGTCGAATGGATCAAAAATGCCGAGGGACAAGAGGCTGAGTTAATAGTCTTCCCTGAGCTTGTCCTTACCGGCTACCCGCCAAAAGATTTATTGCTCAAGACCCGCTTCCTTGAAGAACAGCGCCAGAGGCTTACCGAGATCGCTAAGATCACAGGTGATACTCCGGTCATCGTGGGCTGCGTGGATTTTACGCCTCGTAAGGAGGTGCGAGGCCAGAACCTATACGACCTTTCGGCTCGAATAAGTGAGGGAAGAAGACTTTACAATGCCGCGGCAGTCCTTCGAGATGGCAAGGTTGAACGCTTCATTCATAAGAAATACCTACCTAATTATGACGTATTCGACGAAAAAAGGTACTTTGAAAGTCAATTCTGGCGCCAGAATCCTGTAATCGCCCTAAGGAACGGAACCAATGTGATGATTACTATTTGCGAGGATATCTGGGTCGATAGAATTCTGAGTAAAATAAATTGGGCGAAATCGGACAAAGGTGCCGATCTCTTAGTAAACATCTCCGCCTCGCCCTTCTACGCCCGCAAGTTTCAAGCCAGGCTGGACTTATTGTCAACCAGAGCAAAGGAAGCCGGTCTGCCCCTTATCTACGTCAACATGATCGGCGGCCAGGACGATTTGATCTTCGACGGTCGTAGCCTGGTGGTGGATGCAGGTGGCAGGATTGTAGGATTGGCCAAGGGATTTAAGGAGGATTTGTTTGTATACAATGGTGAGGATAAGGAAGTTAAACCTGAGATTGAGGAGGTGGGTGAAATCTGGCACGCGTTAACCCTGGGCCTGGGCGACTACGCTCATAAGAACAGCTTTTCAAAGGCTGTTCTCGGCGTCTCAGGGGGTATCGACTCGGCCCTAGTCGCCGCCTTAGCATCCGAGGCATTGGGGCCGGAGAACGTTCTGGGTCTGGTCATGCCCTCCAGCTACACCTCAAAACAGAGTCTCAAGGATGCTTTACTCCTATGCAACAACCTGGGCATCAAGACCGAACCCATATCCATAGACCCCCTGTTCGAGACCTATCTTGCCACCCTGAAGGACCACTTCGCGGGCCAGGAACCCGACAACACCGAGCAGAACATCCAGGCGCGCATAAGGGGCAACCTTCTGATGGCATTTTCCAACAAGTTCGGGTATCTGGTGCTGGCCACCGGCAACAAGTCTGAGCTTGCCGTGGGTTACGCAACTTTATATGGCGACATGTCAGGCGGTTTGGCTCCCATAGGTGACGTGCCCAAAACCACAGTCTATGCGCTTGCCCGCTGGCTCAACGAGCGTGAGCAGACCGACCAGATCCCCATCGGTATCCTGGAGCGCGCCCCATCTGCAGAGCTTGCGCCTGATCAAAAGGATGCCGACGACCTGCCGCCCTACGAGCTGCTGGATCGGGTGCTTGAGCTTTATATTGAAGAGAACCTATCCTCCAAGGAGATTATAGCTAAGGGATTCGATGAGGGACTGGTGCGCTCGATTATCAGCCGGATTGACCATTCCGAGCACAAACGTCGCCAGGCCGCACCGGTATTGAAAATCACTCCAAGAGCATTCGGTTTTGGCAGAAGAATGCCGATAACGAATAGGTACGAGGGGTAG
- a CDS encoding SsrA-binding protein translates to MNVIAENRRARHDYFIEDTLEAGVVLVGSEVKSLRDHQASIKEAYCIIQEGEAYIVGMHIAAYRKATFDVPEPLRKRKLLLHSHELKKLYGKTQRRGYTLIPLRLYFSDRGIAKLLIGVCRGKQRIDKRETLKRRAMEREVRRIGL, encoded by the coding sequence ATGAACGTCATAGCTGAGAACCGCCGGGCACGGCACGACTACTTCATAGAGGATACCTTAGAAGCAGGGGTTGTGCTCGTAGGCTCGGAGGTCAAGTCCCTGCGTGACCATCAGGCATCGATTAAGGAGGCATACTGCATAATCCAGGAAGGCGAAGCATACATCGTGGGAATGCACATCGCAGCGTACAGAAAGGCAACGTTCGACGTCCCCGAACCACTGCGCAAGCGCAAGCTTCTTCTGCATAGCCATGAGTTAAAGAAGCTCTACGGCAAGACCCAGCGCAGAGGCTACACGCTAATTCCCCTCAGGCTCTACTTCAGCGACCGCGGGATTGCCAAGCTTTTGATAGGCGTCTGCCGGGGCAAGCAGAGAATTGACAAGCGCGAGACGCTTAAGCGCCGCGCCATGGAGCGCGAAGTAAGGAGGATTGGGCTGTGA
- a CDS encoding ribonuclease PH — MRVDGRKPQELRPLSFQLGYLKFAPGSCLAQAGETRVLAAVSLEPRVPTWLEGQGQGWITAEYGMLPAATPERNQREARRGRPSARSQEISRLIGRSLRMGFDLQRLEENTLIVDTDVLQADGGTRTLAICAGFCALYQACERLHSEGILKRLPLRRFVAAVSAGIVEGQVIADLCYEEDSKAQVDASIVGTEDGKLIELQLTAEREPISDEQLSEIISLGKAKIAEIVKHMKRSLRARNTPRNTS, encoded by the coding sequence ATGAGGGTTGACGGCCGCAAGCCTCAAGAACTCCGACCGCTTTCATTCCAGTTAGGGTATCTTAAGTTCGCCCCAGGTTCGTGTCTTGCCCAGGCAGGGGAAACAAGGGTGCTTGCAGCCGTATCGCTTGAGCCGCGCGTGCCTACCTGGCTTGAGGGGCAAGGACAGGGATGGATCACCGCGGAGTACGGCATGCTCCCCGCCGCAACCCCGGAGCGCAACCAGCGCGAGGCACGTAGAGGCAGACCTTCTGCCCGCAGTCAAGAGATTTCAAGGCTCATAGGTCGTTCCTTAAGGATGGGGTTCGATCTTCAAAGATTGGAAGAGAATACCCTCATCGTTGACACGGACGTTCTTCAGGCGGACGGCGGAACCAGGACCCTTGCGATATGCGCCGGGTTCTGCGCCCTGTATCAGGCATGTGAGAGACTCCACAGCGAAGGAATCCTCAAACGTTTGCCCCTGCGAAGATTTGTGGCCGCGGTGAGTGCAGGTATCGTGGAGGGCCAGGTTATTGCCGATCTCTGTTACGAGGAGGACTCCAAGGCCCAGGTGGATGCAAGCATCGTAGGAACGGAAGATGGGAAACTTATAGAACTGCAGCTCACCGCCGAGCGCGAACCGATATCCGACGAGCAGCTCTCCGAAATCATCTCGTTGGGTAAGGCGAAGATCGCAGAAATCGTCAAACACATGAAACGCTCACTTCGTGCCCGTAACACACCCCGTAACACATCTTAA
- a CDS encoding glutamate racemase, with protein MSKLNADQPIGVFDSGIGGLTVVRSLAELLPSEEIVYLGDTARLPYGTKSAETIRRFAHEDTEFLIERQVKMVIVACHSATSAALPFLKKDFKLPIIGVIEPGARAATKASKNRRIGVIGTPATISAGEYERAILAADPNARVIAKSTPLFVPLVEEDWVDKNVTHQVIAEYLTSLRDDKIDTLLLGCTHYPLLAPALDRFFEHKVKLVDSGDETAQAAHEVLKKMNLLRDTSHHGSCRFYLTDLSPNFRSIGERFLGEPMHDVIRVSVNHEG; from the coding sequence ATGAGTAAATTAAACGCGGATCAACCCATAGGTGTATTTGATTCAGGTATAGGCGGGCTTACCGTGGTGCGTTCGCTTGCCGAGCTTCTCCCATCAGAGGAGATCGTCTACCTTGGCGATACTGCCCGCTTGCCTTATGGAACCAAATCTGCCGAGACTATCCGCCGCTTCGCACACGAGGATACCGAGTTCCTCATTGAACGTCAGGTTAAGATGGTGATCGTTGCCTGTCATTCGGCGACCTCTGCGGCCTTGCCATTCCTCAAGAAGGACTTCAAGCTTCCCATCATCGGCGTGATAGAGCCTGGGGCGCGGGCAGCTACGAAGGCCTCTAAGAATCGCCGTATAGGTGTGATAGGCACGCCTGCCACCATCTCTGCCGGAGAATACGAACGTGCTATCCTTGCCGCAGACCCCAACGCACGGGTTATAGCCAAGTCAACACCACTCTTCGTTCCCCTGGTAGAGGAGGACTGGGTGGATAAGAACGTAACACACCAGGTCATCGCCGAGTATCTTACCTCCTTGAGAGATGATAAGATAGACACCCTGCTCCTGGGCTGCACCCATTATCCCTTGCTTGCGCCTGCGCTTGACAGATTCTTTGAGCACAAGGTGAAGCTGGTTGATTCTGGAGATGAGACCGCGCAGGCCGCACACGAGGTTCTGAAGAAGATGAACCTGCTTCGCGATACGTCCCATCACGGCTCATGCCGCTTCTACCTTACCGACCTTTCCCCCAACTTCCGCTCGATCGGTGAGCGCTTTTTGGGCGAGCCGATGCACGATGTTATTCGGGTTAGTGTGAACCATGAGGGTTGA
- a CDS encoding four helix bundle protein: MKNIRSELSERLLDFAVAVIKLTTKIEKIAVGRHIAGQLIRSATSAGANYEETCGAESRKDFVHKLQVVLKELRESLYWLRLTRKAELASEGDCNSLIDEAQELTKIIAKSIVTAKQKV, encoded by the coding sequence ATGAAAAACATACGAAGCGAGCTGTCGGAAAGGTTGCTAGATTTTGCGGTTGCGGTGATTAAGTTGACTACGAAGATCGAAAAGATAGCGGTCGGACGACATATAGCGGGACAATTAATTCGATCGGCGACATCGGCAGGTGCCAATTATGAAGAGACTTGTGGCGCGGAGAGCAGGAAGGATTTTGTGCACAAACTTCAAGTAGTTTTGAAGGAGCTGCGTGAATCTCTCTATTGGCTAAGGCTGACAAGGAAAGCCGAGCTTGCTTCGGAGGGAGATTGCAATTCATTAATAGATGAGGCACAAGAACTGACTAAGATCATTGCCAAGTCAATCGTAACCGCCAAACAAAAGGTATAA
- a CDS encoding RNA pseudouridine synthase: MPFVEREFKRTVSRKMAGSRLDRYLITSGIGLSRSMTAKLIKEGKILVNGQRAKPSQKLASGDEVYAMLVLPDRDAALQPQEIPLNVVYEDDHIILLNKPRNMVVHPARGHSSGTLINALLAHCGDLPRGEKGEVRPGVVHRLDKDTTGLILFAKTHTALRDLTKQTGARSMRKEYAALAWGRFELQEGEIAAPIGRSTLDRKRMTVTPISSREAATRFKLERVYAGCVSYLRLWLVTGRTHQIRVHLRHYGHPVLGDAEYGGREQIKPASRTEAEVLKGSLERIDRQALHAKMLGFTHPATGSQMVFETDLPEDMQNVVDFLEEYEGSHNS, from the coding sequence ATGCCCTTTGTAGAGCGAGAGTTCAAGCGAACGGTTTCCCGGAAGATGGCAGGTTCCAGGCTTGATCGTTACCTCATCACCTCCGGCATCGGTCTTTCGCGCTCCATGACCGCAAAGCTCATCAAAGAGGGTAAGATCCTGGTGAACGGGCAGCGGGCCAAGCCTTCCCAGAAGCTTGCCTCCGGTGACGAGGTTTACGCGATGCTCGTGCTCCCCGATCGAGACGCGGCACTGCAGCCTCAGGAGATTCCTTTAAACGTCGTGTACGAGGATGATCACATAATCCTTTTAAACAAACCTCGGAACATGGTTGTGCATCCGGCACGTGGACATTCGTCAGGTACCTTGATAAACGCCTTACTTGCGCACTGCGGTGACTTACCAAGAGGTGAGAAGGGTGAAGTGCGGCCCGGAGTTGTCCACAGACTTGACAAAGACACAACTGGCCTTATTCTGTTTGCCAAAACCCACACAGCACTTCGCGATCTGACCAAGCAGACCGGGGCGCGCTCGATGCGCAAGGAGTATGCAGCTCTTGCCTGGGGACGATTTGAATTGCAAGAGGGTGAGATTGCTGCCCCCATCGGGCGCTCAACCCTCGACCGCAAGCGCATGACGGTAACGCCTATCTCCTCGCGCGAGGCAGCCACCCGGTTCAAGCTCGAGCGGGTTTATGCCGGATGCGTCTCATACCTTCGGCTCTGGCTTGTGACCGGTCGTACGCATCAGATACGGGTTCACCTGCGGCACTACGGGCATCCGGTGCTTGGCGATGCGGAGTACGGCGGCCGGGAGCAGATTAAACCTGCATCTCGAACCGAGGCCGAGGTGCTCAAGGGCTCGCTTGAACGTATAGATAGACAGGCGCTTCACGCAAAGATGCTGGGGTTTACGCATCCGGCTACAGGCAGCCAGATGGTTTTTGAAACCGATCTGCCGGAAGATATGCAGAACGTAGTAGACTTCTTGGAGGAGTATGAAGGATCTCATAATAGTTGA
- a CDS encoding tyrosine recombinase XerC, protein MTPKPKREPPPLPPDVEEFLAYLRDERRASEHTLRAYRSDLAAFIEFLSLYQGKKDLLDTDRSDVRAFVAVQIRFGYSKRTTQRRLSSTKSLFKFLCREERLARNPARLVKGPKLSRRLPEVFTQSQIEEVLEGNFNLLRDRAIVELLYDEGLRISELAGLNIGDINFSKGEIKVFGKGKKERILPLSSRAADVLKAYIADRNSGPLFINERTGGRMGVRDLRRIVNYYLAQLPDAPAVKPHALRHSFATHLLERGADLRAVQELLGHASLATTQIYTHVEIKRLKEIYKKAHPRAGTDE, encoded by the coding sequence ATGACTCCAAAGCCTAAACGAGAACCCCCTCCTCTACCTCCAGACGTTGAGGAATTCCTTGCCTATCTGCGCGATGAGCGCCGCGCATCAGAGCACACCCTGCGGGCTTACCGTTCTGATCTTGCAGCGTTCATTGAATTCCTTTCCCTTTATCAAGGGAAGAAGGATCTTTTGGATACCGATCGCTCAGATGTGCGTGCGTTTGTAGCGGTGCAGATAAGATTCGGCTACTCGAAACGCACCACCCAGCGCAGGCTCTCTTCTACCAAGAGTCTATTCAAGTTCCTGTGTCGTGAGGAGCGGTTGGCGCGCAACCCGGCGCGACTGGTCAAGGGGCCGAAGCTCTCTCGAAGGCTACCAGAGGTATTCACTCAATCTCAGATTGAGGAAGTGCTAGAAGGCAACTTTAACCTCCTGCGCGACCGAGCGATCGTCGAACTTTTATACGATGAGGGGCTGCGGATCTCAGAGCTTGCAGGACTCAACATTGGAGATATCAACTTCTCAAAGGGTGAGATCAAGGTGTTCGGCAAGGGTAAGAAGGAGCGCATCCTTCCCTTGAGTTCACGCGCTGCAGATGTGCTCAAGGCGTACATCGCAGATCGCAACTCAGGACCACTTTTCATCAACGAGCGCACCGGAGGGCGCATGGGGGTACGCGACCTGCGCCGTATCGTAAACTACTACCTCGCGCAGCTCCCCGACGCCCCTGCGGTCAAGCCGCACGCCCTGCGGCACAGCTTCGCCACCCATCTTCTGGAGCGAGGGGCAGACCTTCGCGCGGTGCAGGAACTCCTGGGCCACGCCTCGCTCGCCACCACCCAGATCTATACCCACGTTGAGATCAAGAGGCTGAAGGAGATATACAAAAAGGCGCATCCAAGAGCAGGAACCGACGAATGA